In a genomic window of Bos mutus isolate GX-2022 chromosome 6, NWIPB_WYAK_1.1, whole genome shotgun sequence:
- the RPL34 gene encoding large ribosomal subunit protein eL34 has protein sequence MVQRLTYRRRLSYNTASNKTRLSRTPGNRIVYLYTKKVGKAPKSACGVCPGRLRGVRAVRPKVLMRLSKTKKHVSRAYGGSMCAKCVRDRIKRAFLIEEQKIVVKVLKAQAQSQKAK, from the exons ATGGTGCAGCGTCTGACGTACCGTCGTAGGCTGTCCTACAATACAGCCTCTAACAAAACCAGGCT GTCCCGGACCCCTGGTAACAGAATTGTTTACCTTTATACCAAGAAGGTTGGGAAAGCACCAAAATCTGCATGTGGTGTGTGCCCAGGCCGACTGAGAGGC GTTCGTGCTGTGAGACCAAAAGTTCTCATGAGGTTGTCTAAAACGAAGAAACACGTCAGCCGAGCCTATGGGGGTTCCATGTGTGCTAAATGTGTCCGCGACAG GATCAAGCGCGCTTTCCTTATTGAAGAGCAGAAGATCGTTGTGAAAGTATTGAAAGCACAAGCACAGAGTCAGAAagctaaataa